The window TACGCATTTTCGACCACCGCCACGCCAAACACAATCGGAAGCTTGGCGATCATGCTCCGGGCCATCGCGGGCACGTTCTCGGCCATATACTTGAAACCCAACTGGTGGCAAGCCTCGGCTCCTTTTTGCTTGCCCAGCCCGATCGCGATCATTTTGAAAAGCCCGCTTTCGATAGGGCCTCTGAACGCCGTGTGCGGCTTGATTCTGTTGATGACGACGATCGCATCGCTTTCCGTGGCCGCGATTTTATCGCAATAAACCGGAAGGCCGTTCGGAAGCCGGTCCAGTTCGACGACTTCCATGGACGATCGGATCGGACACCCCATTCTCTTCTCGTCAATTCCCAAATGCGCCAGAACTTCGGCCTGCCCCTGCGCGGTAGCTCCTCCATGGCTGCCCATGCACGGAACGATGAACGGATCGGCGCCCCTTGCCTTCAACGCGTCGATCACCGTTTTGGTCAACTCATCAATCCGTGAAATGCCCCGGCTTCCCACGGCAACAGCAACTTTGTGCCCCGGCAAAATTCTCGATAACGACGCATGGGCGCCGAGTTGGCTTCTGAGATCGGCGATCGGGTCTTCCAGCCTGGAATCATCGAAACGCTGGCGGATTTTATACATTTTCGGAATCGGAATGTTTTCCACCAAACTTCTCAGCAAATCGCTCATATCGTCATCGCTCCAAACCCGCCGTCCACCCGGATCAGCGCACCGGTCACGAACGACGACGCTTTTTTCGAGGCCAGATAAACCACGGTCCCTTTTAATTCCTCCGCGTTTCCGAACCGGTTCATCGGGGTGTGGCGCAAAATGGATTCCACCCGGTCCGGAGATAAAATCTTGCGGTTCTGTTCAGCCGGGAAAAATCCCGGAATGATCGCGTTTACGCGTATTTCGTGCGGCGCCAATTCACGGGCCAGAAACTGGGTAATACTGTTGATCCCCGCTTTGGATGCCGAATAGGTGAAAACCCTGGACAGCGGCGGGCCGGAAGAGACGGAGGAGATATTGATGATCGACCCGCCATGGCCTTGCTGAATCATCTGTTCGGCGAAGACCTGGCAGGCCAGCACCACACTTTTCAAATTCACGTCCATGATCCGGTCCCACTCATCCATCTCCAATTCGAAAAACGGCGTGGCGCTGTTCGTCCCCGATGCGTTGACCAACGTATCTACGCCTCCGCCCCATTCGACGGCCTGTTCCAATACCGACTTCAGGTCCTCCTTTTTGGTGGCGTCGGCTCGCACCGGAAGCGCTTCGCCGCCGATATCCCGAATTTGCCGGCAGACACGCTCAGCCTTTTCCATGTCCCGGCCAACGACCACCACTTTTGAACCCGCCTCGGCGAGCGCCGACGACATCGCGCTGCCTAACACTCCGTTTCCGCCAATGACAACGGATACGGTTTTCTGCAGATTAAACAATTCCGTTCGCACCTCCACGCGGACAAAAATAACAACGTTGTTATAATGATCATATTCGATTATCCTGTTGATGTCTACAGATATTAGGAATAACTTTCAACTTGCTTATGCGTGTTTTAGGTGGGACGAAATGATTCGTTTTTTGGGGATTTATCCTGACCAGGATTAAAACTGCTGAAAGACCTTGATCCGAAGCCAACACGAGCGCCTTCGACTGAAACTCGATCAGTTCGTTGGCTTTCATATTTAACGGTCGTAGTAGGGGCTCGCAGATCTAACGGTGTGGGGGGCTCGCGAATCTATATGGCAGGGTGCTGGCAAATCTAACGGTCGTATCAGAGGCTATTTTGGGTTTTACGACCGGTTTTCAAGTTTAACGGACGTAGATGCGCTTATTTTAGCACTTTGTGCGGTATACGGGTAAAAAAACGAGAAATAGCCGCTGTGGCGCCTGTTACATTTTTTGCTCAGCCTTTTTTCGCCAAATAGCCGCTGTGGCGTCCGTTAGCGTTGCGCAGTTCTGTGCAGTTCCAGTATGGAGCAACTTTCGGAAGAATATGGTAGGCTTGGCCCAGCGAATTTTTGCGCCCGTTGGATAGCGGATTGCCGAAAAATGAGAATAAGCGCCCGGGCGATTCCGCGAAATAAAGCTGGTTCGGACTTGTTAATAGCAAAAAAAAAGCCCTTAGTTACTCATAAGGGCTATCTGACACTTACACATTCCCGTAACTTTATTCCACCGTGACGCTTTTCGCCAGATTGCGCGGCTTGTCGACGTCGTTGCCGCGGGCGATCGCGGCGTAATAAGCGAACAATTGCAACGGGATGATCGCAATGGCCGGCGTAAACTCGGGCAGTGTCGCCGGAATCGTCAGCGCTTC is drawn from Bacilli bacterium and contains these coding sequences:
- a CDS encoding lactate racemase domain-containing protein, with translation MSDLLRSLVENIPIPKMYKIRQRFDDSRLEDPIADLRSQLGAHASLSRILPGHKVAVAVGSRGISRIDELTKTVIDALKARGADPFIVPCMGSHGGATAQGQAEVLAHLGIDEKRMGCPIRSSMEVVELDRLPNGLPVYCDKIAATESDAIVVINRIKPHTAFRGPIESGLFKMIAIGLGKQKGAEACHQLGFKYMAENVPAMARSMIAKLPIVFGVAVVENAYDQICRVEVLGTDQMEEREKELLIEAKSRLPKFLFPAFEVLVIDYIGKNISGDGMDPNITGRYPTPYAQGGPEINKIVVLDLTPESKGNANGVGTADFTTSRLVSKTDWPGTYANGLTSTVCAPTKQATTLENDRDAIKAAIKTSNILDYKKVRLIRIRDTLHLGTIEISESLLEEAKKHPDIEILEGPYEWEFDDEGYLPK
- a CDS encoding SDR family oxidoreductase, coding for MFNLQKTVSVVIGGNGVLGSAMSSALAEAGSKVVVVGRDMEKAERVCRQIRDIGGEALPVRADATKKEDLKSVLEQAVEWGGGVDTLVNASGTNSATPFFELEMDEWDRIMDVNLKSVVLACQVFAEQMIQQGHGGSIINISSVSSGPPLSRVFTYSASKAGINSITQFLARELAPHEIRVNAIIPGFFPAEQNRKILSPDRVESILRHTPMNRFGNAEELKGTVVYLASKKASSFVTGALIRVDGGFGAMTI